ggcatgatcgcccttttccgagagacgaaggtcggaatgatcctcctcctcctcgaagggagggggtgcaagacgagaatctaccaccggggacacagcgcGGAGACGCTGGcttggggaggggagacccagacccggaggcagatcctctgcggaccgcgagagcaggagctccaccggtcaggagaaacGGGGCAGAAAGTGTTCATAGCTCGGGTGCAGCGTCACAGCATCAGAAAACTTTGCATGACGAGGTTACTCGTCTGGTCCAGGCCGAGCTAGATAGGCACAAAGGGCACAAGGCAGAGTCTCGACCTTTTACTacctgtggcattgctagccctttgtcaaaggctatatgggatgacccatttccagataagtttaaatatccgcccattgacagatataacggtaaatccgacccgatgactcatttaagttgctttcagGTTGCCATGGGAGTTCAAAGTGTCTCGGACGCCACGGTGTGCAAAGTGTTCCCTTCAACGTTGAGCGATGCAGCGCAAAagtggtaccagaacctcaaggagggctctattactagtttcagggagctcgctatggctttcaaaactcattttgccccgagtatcgaacgaaagaaaagatccagtgatttgaagaaatgctttcaaaagcagggagaaagtttgaaagcttacattgctcggttcaatgccgaggcgatcatgatagaagatttgaacgatgataccgccatcgatgctatgaaagataacaccagcatgcaagtcttccgagacagcctgatcaccaacccggttgacacttacaccgagttgatggacagggcttggaattatatcaatctcgacgaggaaaggcagaggaagtcttacgggacggctagcccggttcccagtaaaacgcagaatactcagggatctaaccgtagccaagatcggtaccgacctCTGAACGAGACTCCGGGGTACAGAGGTAACAAGCCATTCAATGCTCAGACCAGTCCGCCAAGTACGGGGCCTGGTACTAAGCCCAGTTTCAGTATTGGaggaggaacggaaggataTGTGGATCGAGCAGGAGTACCGAGACAATACGTGCCACTTAACACACCAAGGGAGCAGATTCTATCctggatcaagcacaacaacGAAGAGATTCGTTATCCACCAAGGCTAGTGAAAGATGGAGACCGATCCAAGTTCTGTGATTTTCATGATGGTTATGGCCACGAAACGGAGGAATGTGGACGTTTGCGAAGCGAAATAGACAAATTAGTCTGCCAGGGGCGAttacaacattttgttgtggccaaggagggccaagaccgaggaaatacgagggtcaactcggtcaggtcgGAGCCCGGAGGGAGTAGGGAAgcccaatccccatcaaagaaaacacaagtcacgGGGGTAATCAACACTATCTCAGGAGGAACCTCAGAATCCGAGTATGGTCGCAAacgcagaaagaaaaagcaaaagatggtcaTGTCTGTATCTACCGGGTCGCCatggcctaacattgttttcgggCCAGAGGATGCGAAAGGAGTAGATTTTCCTCATGAAGACGCTTTGATTGTATCGGCCATCATTGGATCAAAATGGGTAAAACGATTGCTGGTAGACGATGGAAGctcggttaacttgttgactctATCAGTCTTTTTGACAATGGGAGGATCCAAGACTGACCTCAAGCCTGTGAACATTCCTCTCCTGGGGCTGGGGGGGGCTCCGGTCACCCCAGAGGGCATGGTCGAGCTAGACTTAGAGCTCGGCATCGAAATACCTCAGGAGGACGGAACAGAGGGAatcctggcggaaccaacacggaaggtacgttcactgttcatgatagttgacatgcctcttgcttataatggtattcttggtagacctatgttgtatagcacaggtgcagtgactagtattcgttacttaatgatgaaaatcccactggaaaacgaggtcataactatcaggggaaaccaaaccctatctaggcaatgttacatggccactatgggcagcacggtggaaacgatgaacatcgatacaccCGAGCTGCTCATCAGAGAGAAAAAAGCTCAGAAACCCCGAGAAAACTTAGAAACGATTGAACTTACAGAGGGATCCGAGATGTATGTAAAGCTGGGGGTAGACTGGCCAGACGAGCACCGGGaagctatcatagctcggataaaacagtatgtggaagagtttaccaacaagccagaggatattgggggggtagaccctaagatcatctcgcacaagttaaacgtggatgcaaaatgcaagcctgtcaagcaaaagaaaagaactttctctctagagaaacagatTGCTATCCGAGACGAAGTGGAGAAGCTCTTGAAAGCCGGGTTCATCAGGAAAGTAGACTACCCTGAATGGCTGGCCAATGTAGTCTTGATCAAAAAGTCCAACggtagatggaggctttgtatagatttcactgatctaaacaatgcctgcccaaaggacagttttcctctgccaaacattgaccaactggtggacGCAACGTGCGGGTTTGCGGTCTATGCCTTCTTAGATGCTTCgcagggatatcaccagatcccgATGAGTAAAGATGACGAAGAAAAAACAGCTTTCACAACAGATCTGGGGACctattgctacaagaagatgccttttggtttgaaaaatgctggggcaacttatcaaagactcatgaatcatgtttttaaagatcaactgggcaaaaatgtcgaggtttatgtggatgacatagtCGTGAAATCTAAAGGGATCGAGGAACATGCAGAAGATCtggcagaaacttttgaaaagctgaaAGGTTTTAACCTTAAGCTTAACCCGGAAAAGTGCGTTTTCGCAGTACGCTCGGGGAAATTTCTAGGGCATCTCATCTCGGAGAAAGGCATCGAGGCGAACCCGGAGAAAATCGAGGCAGTAATGAGCATGAAAGCACCCAGCTCGGTGAAAGATGTACAAAAGTTGAATGGAAGAATAACGGCGTTGGGAAGATTCATGAGTTGTtcggccaaacgatgtttgccatttttcaaaatcctgaagaatacaaagaatttcaagtggacagagGAGTGTAACACAGCTTTTGAAGAGCTGAAAGTTTACCTTAGCACACCCCCGGTGCTAGGTAGACCTGAGCCGGGGGAAATCTTGTACTTGTATCTCTCGGTGAATGACGAGACAGCAGCGGCAGTCCTGGTGAAGGAGGATAAGGGTCTGCAAACCCCAGTTTACTATCTTAGCagggtcttgaaaggcccggaggtcagatacccaaaaatcgagaaatttgctttggcattgaaGGTGGCGGCAGAAAAGCTAAGGAGATATTTTGAGGCTCACATCATTGTAGTACGTacgaaccaacctctgagaaaagcgctgcagaggccagagatgtcgggacggctggtcagctggtcggtccagcttggaggatatgacatccggtatgaaccaagaccggctctgaaagcacaagtatTGGCATATTTCATAGCTGAGACCACTGCAAGCGACCAACCTGAAGAACCTGATGAACAACTTCTACGGTGGGTCTTAGAAGTCGACGGGGCATCAAATCTGGATGGATCGGGGGCAGGcgtagtcttgaaaggccctcacGGAGTCACACTCCGAAGCTCGGTAAAATTCGATTTCCCGGCATCCAACAATGCCGCGGAGTATGAGGCTCTGTTGATCGGTTTGAGAATGGTAAACGTGGTCAAGGCCGAGCACGTAACAATAAGAAGTGATTCTCAGTTAGTCGTTTGTCAAACTCtgggtacttttgaagctcgggatTCGGAAATGAGGAGATACGTGGACAGGGTCAAGTTCTTCTTGAACAAAATTCAGGAGCTCGGAGGAAAATGGGTAATAGAGCAAGTTCCTCGTTTGGAAAATCAAGAGGCCGATGTATTGgccaaagcagcaacagtgaACGAAAAGATACCAGGAGTCCATTTCTCTGTTCAAAAGCATTCCAGTATTGACAACTATGAAACCATTTTTCTAACTCAGCCCTTGGAAAACTGGATGCAAGGTATAGCCCACTACCTGATGGATGGAACTCTGCCAGAAAACAGAGATAAAGCCTACAAAATCTTGCGACAAGCTCCGTACTACGCGTTCCTCGACGGAGTCTTGTACAGAAAGTCATTCACCcacccgtggtcgagatgcTTGACAGCTGAGGAAGGAGAGTATGTGTTGAGAGAGATACATGAGGGTATTTGCGGGGCACACATAGCTCCTCGCATGTTGGCCAAGAAAGCGGTGTTGCAGGGCTACTACTGGCCCCTGATGGTTAGGCAAGCagaggagatagtaaagaaGTGTGAAAACTGCCAGAGACACCAGAATATCCGACATGCTCCCACTACAGAGCAGTGTCCTATTACaagtccttggccatttgcaacatggggaattgacatcctggggcctttcacgccaaccacggggcagaaaaagttcttgatagtggcagtagatcaTTTTACTAAGTGGCtcgaggtagaggcagtgagCACCATCACAGAAGCTCGGATCCGGGATTTCTTCTGGAGGCAAATTGTGTGTCGTTTCGGTATACCCAGAGCGTTGGTAACTGATAACGGAAAGCAGTTCAACTGCCGAGCCTTCAAAGAATTTTGCAACGACTTGCACATTGACCTGCGTTTCACTTCAGTAGTTCACCCGCAGAGCAATGGGATGACCGAAGTAACCAACCGGACGATCCTAAAAGGGCTCAAGGCCAGGCTAGGAGAGTTCGATAGacagtggctggaagagctaccgaaggtcatatgggcttacagaaccacgccaagggcaggcacaggagacaccccgttttctCTAACATATGGGTGCGAGGCAATGATACCAGTGGAAATCGGGATGCCGACTCTAAGGGTCCAGTTCTTCGATGAGGCTAAGAACGAGGAAGAACAGAAGTTATGCTTAGACCTGCTGGAAGAGCGAAGAGAGCAGGCAGCGCTaagaatcgaagcatacaagcaaagaatggctaagtatcataacaagagagttaaacccttgagtttccaagtcggcgatctggtcctacgacgggcagacattgccaagggaaatgctggagtgggaaagctcgaacctaattgggaaggcccctatcgagtcactgaggtcggacgagcaggagcttataaaatagcacacatgtcgggcagagtgctcccgagaacttggaactcccaggttcttcggaaatactatcagtagttacttgttttcattttcgaggtacctaggggttttttcacttatgtttgagttaggcttttgtaaaactcaaacataagtttttcccctcaatgaataaaaaagattaaaaagaattcatgtctttTCCAAAACCCGAGCACTCTACTCGGTAAgaaatccacgggctatgtgccatccacgggctatgtgccatccacgggctatgtgccatccacgggctatgtgccatccacgggctatgtgccatctacgggctatgtgccatccacgggctatgtgccatccacgggctatgtgccatctacgggctatgtgccaccagcgggctatgtgccatccacgggctatgtgccatccacgggctatgtgccatctacgggctatgtgccaccagcgggctatgtgccatccacgagCTATgcgccaccagcgggctatgtgccatctacgggctatgtgccatctacgggccaTACGCCACCAGCGGGCTAGATGCCACCTGCGTACTACGAGCAATTCTCGACCCCGAGCAACAACAACTCCGTGTTGTCCCAAGACAATAGGCTATCCACGCCGAGCAACTTGCTTAAACTTGGTCTATGAATAACTAAGAACCTATCCTAGCATTTTTTATCCCAAGTCTAAGTCAAGAGCCCACGtataaaaacaacatagaaactAGAAAATTTATACTACTGGAACCAGCTCAGTAACTAAGCTAAGTTAACAATGAAAAACTTCATTCAGAAAGATAACAGGCAAACCGGCAAGTAAAAAACAAGATATATACAAAGGCCAAAGTAATCAAACTttgcaaaaatattcaaagtaTAACAAAGGAGCTCGGAGCTCAACACTACAAAATAATGGGAAAAGTCATTCAGGAAAAGCAAGTATATACGAAAGAAAATATTCAAACTGGTAAAAAGAGCTCAAAGCTCAAAAATCCCAAAATTTACAAGACAAAgaaaaattgttcaaaactacaaaacaaaaaaccaaattgttcgaaaattacaaaaacatcGGCATTAGTTCGGGCCTTGGTCTTGGTCATCAGCCAAATAATCCTCAATGTCGGCTGGAACATCATAATCCTCGGGCAGCTCTTTAGCTCGGCGATGCAGCTCCAACACGTCTAGCTTGAAGTCCGAAACATCGACGTCGGCTCCAAACCGGCCTTTCACGAACTCGCCAACTTGAACCTCCCCGATGTACAGCATCCGCCGGAAATCCTCATACAGGCCTTCCTCCCGAGCAACTCCCTTGGCCACCTCGGCCTCTGCATCCTCGGCCCGCTTGGTCATCTCagttaattttttcttttggtCGGCCACGGTCTCTCGGAGACCTTTAGACGCCAACTCATTCCGAGTCGTCAAGGCGGACAGTTGCTTGGCAAAATCATCCTTAGCCGCAGAATGCTCATTCTCAAGCCGGCTAATTTCCCCTCTTAGCTTCTCCAGCATGTCCAAATCCTCGGCCCGACGATCCTCGGAACACCTCAGCTTGTCCTCCAACTTGGCCACCAGAGAAGCACCATCCGAAGCTCTCTTCTCGGCCTCCGAGGCCCTTCTCTCGGCTTCACCAGCCCTCTTTTCAGCATCCCGGACCTTGGCAGCCTCCGCAAGTAAAAGCCTCTTGGCCAGCAGGAGGTCATCTTCATTCTGGCTGGCATTCCGATCAGCTCGGTACGACATCTGAGCCGCCTAAAAGAAAACACAGTTGTTTAGACAAGAGAAATGAATCAAGTAAAACAAAAAGACAAGCCAagcaatatttaaaaaaaaaaattttttaCCTGGATACAGAGAGCAGAAACGGTGGCCAGCAAGTTCTCGGGCTTATAAGTTTTATAATAAGCCTCGTCCTCGGGCAGAGTCGTCACCCGAGCAATGTCCCCCGCTATGGGCAGTTCATGAATTGATACCCGGACCCCGGGGTTATGCTGGCCGACCCACTCAGCGAAGCGCGCCCGAGTAATACCATTGGGCCCGGAAGCAGCGGTGCTGGAGTCCGACGAAACGTCCGGCAAATCCGGCATCTGGAAGTGGGAGGTTTGAGCACCGGAACCACCCACCCCAGGAGCCGCCCCCTGGGGGACCTCCTCAGCCTCTCGCGGCCCCACCACAGTCTCGGCAGATCCCAGGTCCACGAAAGGAATGTTCCCTCCTACTGGCTCAGCAGTAGGGGGGACATCGATACCACTAGGCAGTTGGACCCGTAGGGGGACCACGTGAATACCCCCCTCAGGGGCCGCGGTACTCGCCGTCGTTGGCCGAGGCCCCGAGGCCGCATCAGCCGCTGCCCGGGGAACAGCTGGAGGCACCGAGGTAGAAGCTCGGGTAGCAGGCCTCTTGCGCTTCTTCCCAGCAAGTTTAGCAGGATCCAGACTGTTCACTGCAATAACACAAAGGCACAAtgagtcaaaaaaaaaaaaaaaaaaaaaaaaagaaaaaaacaaaacaaaggaAAAAGTACAAGCACAACACAGCAAGCAAGATACCAAACAAGACAAAGTGCTAAGACAAACACCAAACTAATGAAAACAAGCAAGACAAACCGGCACTAGCTGGAGCCGGGCTCTTCCAATAGTCAAAAGGAACTTTGGGGCTCAGATCATCGGCATGAGCCTTTTCCCCAGCAGGAGCAGCATCCCGGAGCTTGTACATGTCATCTCGCTCCATAGGACCAGGGATATGAAACCACTTCAAAGGTTTGTAGCATTTGGTGACCCAGGCAGTCACCATCCCTTGGAAAGCCGTAGGAtgagaaatctgaaaataatCCTCTTTGAAATCCCTCAAAGAGTCGGTTATCCCCGAGACCAGCCCCCCGGGCACATCTTTCCTCTCACCCCGAAATCGCAGGTAAGCAAAATGACTTTGGTCCTTCAACGACATCAGATACATACAGCAGAAGAGTCGCATGCTGTCCGTAACTCCGTTTTGCTGACACAGCTTCAAAAAACAGGAGTAGTGCCGCACACCGTTAGGGTGAATCTGTGATAAAGGCACTTCGAAATAATCGCTTAACCTCTGGTACTGCTCGGAAATGGGAAAACGAATCCCTGACTGTAGATGCTCCAAAGTAAGCATGATAGTATTCTCGGGAGGAACATCGTTCAACCTCTTCCCCTTAGGGATCACCGATAGCTCGTACTCCTCCGGGATGCCGAAAGCTGCTCGCACAGCCCTCAAAAAACCCAACGTACACCGCGATGTCTTTATATCCCGGTCCTCAAGCTTATCATTCCCCgcctttttcttttcctttcccTTACGGGAAGGTTCAGGTATAGAGGTCCCCACCTCTTCCACCTCGGGAGCCTCATTGCGCTGAGGGCGTACTACATAAAATTCAGTTGACGGCTCGTCTGTGCCCACGTCATGGTCATCATACCCCATCCCCTCTTCACGATCTgatgggtcacccgacataccTAAGGACAGGGAAACAAGCTCAGATGAGGCAAGTCTCactaaataaacaaaatgaaCTAAAACTATGGATCAATGTGAGTTTCCTAGGGGGTGAATCCATCAGAACATGAAGAACATCAAACGAAACCTCCAGATTACTGGAGAAACGCTTCCCAAACAGAGGACATAACCCTAAATccccaaaatctggaaatccagACCCCAAACAAACCACACAGGAACaacgaaaaataataaaatcacaGTGAGCAACTGCcacaaaacaaagcaaaacaatGAATTCTGGGAAACAAAAGGAATTTTCAAACACTACACAAACACAGAGGCAAAAACAAGCATCAATCCCTAGAAAAATCTCCGCAGCAAGCAAGGAACGAATAAACAGAAATAAAGCACCACAAACACAAAATTCAAGTCACCACAGATacaaaaaactgaaaattcaaCAAGAAAACTTACTTGTATGTGAAGCAGAAAACCTTCGAAGAACAATGGAAAATCCTTTGGCGCAGACAGCACTGGAAATAGAAAGCTTCAGAACCACTGGAAAATCCTTCGCCAAAGAGAAAAACAGAGAACCTTCACACTCAGAAACACGAAGAAAACTGAGAAAAAATCAAAGCACACAGGTTTCTTTTTTAGCGCAGAGAGAAAACGAGAGAGACGAAGATGAAAAGTTTAATCTGTTTTTGAAAAATGCAATTTATACTtgaaaaagagagggaaattgAAAGGACACGcctttaatttttctctctcttcccaTTTAAAACGTCTCCTAGGAAACTGCACTAGCAATACCCTCTAGACACGTGGATGAAAGGTGCGCGAAAACACAACCGCCACTCAGGAGACCCATCCCTAACAGCTGTCATACGCACCAACTCGAAAGGACAGGTCCCTTCACATCCCACCAGCTACCCCTTCTGACAAGCGGCTGGGTGTCAGCATTGATCAATACTAGGACAATCAAACCACCACTCACGTGACTGGAGATCTCGGAGGACACTACCacctcggacataaatatccgacacactgggggggactagtgataacgtagcacatctagcaggggcgaagcaacctcgccaggaatgagtatcactaagtcaagcatttcaccgacctggtaacaatgtccgaccttctGGAAATCATAGAgcacatgacttgg
This region of Mercurialis annua linkage group LG1-X, ddMerAnnu1.2, whole genome shotgun sequence genomic DNA includes:
- the LOC126665401 gene encoding uncharacterized protein LOC126665401 — encoded protein: MSGDPSDREEGMGYDDHDVGTDEPSTEFYVVRPQRNEAPEVEEVGTSIPEPSRKGKEKKKAGNDKLEDRDIKTSRCTLGFLRAVRAAFGIPEEYELSVIPKGKRLNDVPPENTIMLTLEHLQSGIRFPISEQYQRLSDYFEVPLSQIHPNGVRHYSCFLKLCQQNGVTDSMRLFCCMYLMSLKDQSHFAYLRFRGERKDVPGGLVSGITDSLRDFKEDYFQISHPTAFQGMVTAWVTKCYKPLKWFHIPGPMERDDMYKLRDAAPAGEKAHADDLSPKFGVCLSTLSCLVSCLLCCACTFSFVLFFSFFFFFFFFDSLCLCVIAVNSLDPAKLAGKKRKRPATRASTSVPPAVPRAAADAASGPRPTTASTAAPEGGIHVVPLRVQLPSGIDVPPTAEPVGGNIPFVDLGSAETVVGPREAEEVPQGAAPGVGGSGAQTSHFQMPDLPDVSSDSSTAASGPNGITRARFAEWVGQHNPGVRVSIHELPIAGDIARVTTLPEDEAYYKTYKPENLLATVSALCIQAAQMSYRADRNASQNEDDLLLAKRLLLAEAAKVRDAEKRAGEAERRASEAEKRASDGASLVAKLEDKLRCSEDRRAEDLDMLEKLRGEISRLENEHSAAKDDFAKQLSALTTRNELASKGLRETVADQKKKLTEMTKRAEDAEAEVAKGVAREEGLYEDFRRMLYIGEVQVGEFVKGRFGADVDVSDFKLDVLELHRRAKELPEDYDVPADIEDYLADDQDQGPN